Proteins found in one Brachypodium distachyon strain Bd21 chromosome 5, Brachypodium_distachyon_v3.0, whole genome shotgun sequence genomic segment:
- the LOC100846471 gene encoding hsp70-Hsp90 organizing protein — MADEAKAKGNAAFSAGRFEEAAGHFGDAIALAPDNHVLYSNRSAAYASLHRYKEALADAERTVALKPDWAKGYSRLGAAHLGLRDAGKAVEAYEKGLALEPSNTALKDGLAQARLALPRPRPPGFGADTIGKVFQGPDVWSKIAADPTTRAYLEQPDFMQMLRDVQRNPGSLGNYLSDPRMMQVLTLMLNIRPQNENQYNEASEPAASQSASPPPQQQQQHKPETRSREPEPETKSKDPEPEPMEMTEEEKERKERKVAAQKEKEAGNAAYKKKDFETAIEHYTKAMELDDEDISYLTNRAAVYLEMAKYDECIKDCDMAVERGRELRADFKMISRALTRKGTALAKLAKCSKDYNVAIESFQKALTEHRNPDTLKRLNDAERAKKELEQQEYYDPKIADEEREKGNEFFKQQKYPEAVKHYTEALRRNPQDPRVYSNRAACYTKLGAMPEGLKDAEKCIELDPTFSKGYTRKGAIQFFMKEYDKAMETYQVGLKHDPSNQELLDGVKRCIQQINKANRGELTPEELKERQDKAMHDPEIQNILTDPVMRQVLIDFQENPRSAQDHLKNPGVKQKIMKLVSAGIVQMK, encoded by the exons ATGGCGGACGAGGCGAAGGCGAAGGGCAACGCGGCCTTCTCGGCGGGCCGCttcgaggaggcggcgggccaCTTCGGCGACGCCATTGCGCTCGCGCCCGACAACCACGTCCTCTACTCCAACCGCTCGGCGGCCTACGCCTCGCTCCACCGCTACAAGGAggcgctcgccgacgccgagaGGACCGTCGCGCTCAAGCCCGACTGGGCCAAGGGCTACTCCCGCCTCGGCGCCGCGcacctcggcctccgggacgCCGGCAAAGCCGTCGAGGCCTACGAGAAGGGGCTCGCCCTTGAGCCCTCCAATACGGCCCTCAAGGATGGCCTCGCCCAGGCCCGCCTGGCCCTCCCGCGCCCCCGCCCCCCGGGGTTCGGCGCCGACACCATCGGCAAGGTGTTTCAGGGACCGGACGTCTGGAGCAAGATTGCCGCCGACCCCACCACGCGCGCCTACTTGGAACAGCCGGACTTCATGCAGATGCTGCGCGATGTGCAGCGGAACCCCGGCAGCCTCGGCAACTACCTCTCCGATCCCCGCATGATGCAGGTGCTCACCCTCATGCTTAACATCAGGCCCCAGAACGAGAACCAGTACAATGAAGCATccgagccggcggcgtcgcagtccgcgtccccgccgccacagcaacagcagcagcataaGCCCGAGACGAGGTCGAGGGAGCCGGAGCCCGAGACTAAGTCAAAGGATCCGGAGCCCGAACCGATGGAGATGActgaggaggagaaggagcggaaggagaggaaggtggcggcgcagaaggagaaggaagcGGGGAACGCCGCTTACAAGAAAAAGGATTTCGAGACGGCTATCGAACACTACACAAAAGCCATGGAGCTCGATGACGAGGACATCTCCTACCTCACAAACCGCGCCGCAGTTTACCTTGAGATGGCAAAG TATGACGAGTGCATTAAGGATTGTGATATGGCTGTTGAGAGGGGAAGGGAACTACGTGCTGATTTCAAGATGATATCGAGGGCACTGACCAGAAAAGGAACTGCTCTTGCCAAACTTGCTAAGTGCTCCAAAGACTACAATGTTGCCATTGAATCTTTCCAGAAGGCTTTAACTGAGCATCGGAACCCAGACACCCTGAAAAGACTAAATGATGCTGAACGAGCAAAGAAGGAGCTCGAGCAACAAGAGTACTATGATCCGAAAATAGCTGATGAGGAGCGAGAGAAAG GTAATGAGTTCTTCAAGCAGCAAAAATACCCAGAAGCAGTGAAGCATTACACTGAAGCGCTCAGGAGAAACCCACAGGACCCAAGG GTATACAGCAACAGGGCTGCTTGTTACACCAAGCTGGGTGCCATGCCTGAAGGTCTGAAAGATGCCGAGAAATGCATCGAGCTAGATCCTACATTCTCCAAAGGATACACAAGGAAAGGAGCTATCCAATTTTTTATGAAAGAATACGACAAAGCAATGGAGACTTACCAGGTGGGCCTCAAGCATGATCCGAGTAACCAGGAGCTGCTTGATGGTGTAAAGAG atgtaTTCAACAGATCAACAAGGCAAACAGAGGCGAACTTACCCCGGAGGAACTGAAAGAGAGACAG GACAAGGCTATGCATGATCCTGAAATACAGAACATTCTGACAGACCCTGTCATGCGGCAG GTGTTGATTGATTTCCAAGAGAATCCAAGGTCTGCTCAGGATCACCTCAAGAACCCTGGAGTGAAGCAGAAGATCATGAAGCTAGTAAGCGCAGGAATAGTCCAAATGAAGTAG
- the LOC100821265 gene encoding vacuolar-processing enzyme beta-isozyme 1, translating to MRAFWNITCESDPQQARFRNSSGGAGAAPARPRERTELPPSPRSRKATTTRTARLAHHVSAWSTPLRLLKAQPTVPSTHASQLALCSLSPLSLSLLSHTHMLSRAAMAAWWVCGFLSLLAVAAAAADGAEGKWDPLLRMPTEKGCAPAPAPAAADEGVTKWAVLVAGSSGYGNYRHQADVCHAYQILKRGGLKEENIVVFMYDDIAKNVLNPRPGVIINHPKGKDVYAGVPKDYTRDQVTTENFFAVLLGNKTAVTGGSGKVIDSKPNDHIFIFYSDHGGPGILGMPNMPYLYAGDFIKVLREKHASNSYSKMVIYVEACESGSIFEGLMPEDLNIYVTTAANAVENSWGAYCPEMEPPPPPEYITCLGDLYSVSWMEDSDAHDLKKETIKDQYEVVKNRTSNSNKSDRGSHVMEYGDKTFKEEKLFLYQGFNPANANVANRLIWPGPSAAVNQRDADILFMWKRYEQLNVGSEEKLRALMEIKETMAHRKHLDSSIDFIGKLVFGFANGPSVLEAARSPGQPLVDNWDCLKRMVRIFESQCGSLTQYGMKHMRAFANICNNGVSEDKMMEASTSACGSYDLARWSSVAQGHSA from the exons ATGCGTGCATTTTGGAACATTACTTGTGAATCTGATCCACAGCAAGCCCGATTCCGGAATTCATCcggaggagctggagctgcgCCTGCGCGGCCGCGCGAGAGAACTGAACTGCCTCCGTCTCCGCGAAGTCGCAAGGCGACGACGACCCGCACCGCACGCCTCGCGCACCACGTGTCCGCGTGGAGCACGCCGCTGCGGCTACTTAAAGCGCAGCCCACAGTTCCCAGCACCCACGCCTCACAACTTGctctctgctctctctctcctctctctctctctctcctgtcGCACACGCACATGCTCTCTCGGGCGGCGATGGCTGCGTGGTGGGTTTGTGGGTTCCTCTCGCTCCTggcggtggccgcggccgctgcggaTGGGGCCGAGGGGAAGTGGGATCCGTTGCTTCGGATGCCGACGGAGAAGGGGtgtgctcctgctcctgcgccggccgcggcggacgAAGGGGTGACGAAGTGGGCCGTGCTCGTCGCGGGCTCCTCCGGCTACGGGAACTACCGGCACCAG GCAGACGTGTGCCACGCATATCAGATTCTGAAGCGGGGAGGACTGAAGGAGGAGAATATTGTGGTGTTTATGTATGACGATATCGCCAAAAACGTTCTCAACCCGAGACCTGGAGTCATCATCAACCATCCTAAAGGCAAAGATGTTTATGCTGGTGTTCCGAAG GACTACACACGTGACCAGGTCACTACTGAAAACTTCTTTGCGGTCCTCTTGGGCAACAAAACTGCGGTTACTGGAGGGAGTGGCAAGGTGATAGACAGCAAACCAAATGACCATATTTTCATCTTCTACTCGGACCATGGGGGTCCTGGTATTCTTG GTATGCCCAACATGCCATATCTTTATGCTGGTGACTTCATTAAGGTGTTACGAGAAAAACATGCTTCCAACAGCTACTCGAAAATG GTTATATATGTCGAAGCATGTGAAAGTGGCAGTATCTTCGAGGGTTTAATGCCAGAAGATCTTAATATTTATGTCACAACAGCAGCAAACGCTGTCGAAAATAGCTGGGGTGCATACTGCCCTGAGATGGaaccaccacctccgcctGAATACATTACATGTTTAGGCGATCTCTACAGTGTTTCCTGGATGGAAGACAG TGATGCTCATGATCTAAAGAAGGAAACCATCAAGGATCAGTACGAGGTG GTTAAAAATAGAACCTCAAACTCAAATAAGTCTGATAGGGGTTCTCATGTCATGGAGTATGGTGACAAGACATTCAAGGAGGAGAAGCTTTTCCTTTACCAAGGTTTCAATCCTGCAAATGCCAACGTCGCGAACAGGCTGATTTGGCCTGGCCCGAGTGCAGCAGTCAATCAAAGAGATGCTGATATTCTTTTCATGTGGAAGAGG TATGAGCAGTTGAATGTCGGATCTGAAGAGAAGCTGAGGGCTCTCATGGAGATCAAAGAAACCATGGCACACAGGAAGCATCTCGACAGCAGCATTGATTTCATTGGGAAGCTTGTTTTTGGATTCGCAAATGGGCCTTCAGTGCTTGAGGCTGCTAGAAGCCCTGGCCAACCATTAGTTGACAATTGGGATTGTTTGAAGAGGATG GTACGAATCTTCGAATCCCAGTGTGGATCACTTACTCAGTATGGCATGAAACACATGAGGGCGTTTGCAAACATATGCAACAATGGCGTCTCTGAAGATAAAATGATGGAGGCAAGCACCAGCGCGTGCGGCAGCTACGACTTGGCGAGGTGGAGCTCAGTGGCTCAAGGGCACAGCGCTTGA
- the LOC100821564 gene encoding autophagy-related protein 13a yields MSGMSDSGAGGRAGAELMAEQFHLKVLHAVLAVRAPRPLAAAQAAAASASFRRRDRWFHLPLHDPPPPPEAELLEAPPPGEPLVVDIHLAPAGSGGAGGEVVERWTVACEPWPDAAASAAGEGMAVNRAYKRCITLLRSVYSTLRLLPAYRVFRLLCANQSYNYEMGYRVGSFAVPFSRAEEAAMRSHRFLPVETQPGRLVVSVQYLSSLTAFNLEISSLSPSMLITNYVGSPAAEPMRAFPASLTEATGSAFPQSYQQQRPHSWAPPALWPQPPMQQMRFSPPPLHYASPTPSPPTFSGGYLRSPLRGESAPVTIPGERRSPVHRQNMLDPIKGLMLPPPSPRRGEKGAAGSQESPSEISRSFGRAEGLRMVDPYGSSSPGSKVKDSKDESGRFSALSSCDSPRQDDLDDADYPFAVDDVDPPFSRPGSSDGKEAGDQAGSSSHKSQDAAVGSLVHLLRTARPLRDSSYSSQTAGVESSEVASASSVMSRRTSDALEELQSFKAIRERLLSGSRAKERESPEKP; encoded by the exons ATGTCCGGCATGTCGGACTCCGGGGCGGGCGGCCGCGCGGGGGCGGAGTTGATGGCGGAACAGTTCCACCTCAAGGTGCTCCACGCGGTCCTCGCCGtgcgcgcgccgcggccgcttGCCGCtgcgcaggcggcggccgcgtcaGCGTCGTTCCGCCGGAGAGACAGGTGGTTCCACCTCCCGCTCCACgacccgccaccgccgcccgagGCCGAGCTCCTGGAGGCGCCGCCCCCTGGGGAGCCGCTCGTGGTGGATATCCACCTGGCCCCAGCCGGCAGTGGGGGAGCAGGAGGGGAAGTGGTGGAGAGGTGGACGGTTGCGTGCGAGCCCTGGCCGGACGCTGCGGCttcggcggcgggcgagggGATGGCTGTGAACCGGGCGTACAAGCGGTGCATAACCCTGCTGAGGTCGGTGTATTCCACGCTGCGCCTGCTCCCGGCGTACCGTGTCTTCCGTCTCCTCTGCGCCAACCAATCCTACAACTACGAGATGGGCTACCGCGTTGGCTCCTTCGCCGTGCCTTTTTCACGCGCCGAGGAGGCAGCCATGCGCTCCCATCGCTTCCTCCCCGTTGAGACCCAGCCTGGCCGTCTTGTCGTCTCCGTCCAGTACCTCTCCAGCCTCACTGCATTCAACCTAGAGATATCCTCCCTCTCGCCCTCCATGTTGATTACCAACTACGTAGGCAGCCCAGCAGCTGAGCCAATGCGTGCCTTCCCTGCTTCACTCACCGAAGCCACTGGCTCTGCTTTCCCACAGTCCTATCAGCAGCAGCGTCCGCACAGCTGGGCTCCGCCTGCGCTCTGGCCGCAACCACCGATGCAGCAAATGAGATTTTCACCACCGCCATTGCATTATGCTTCACCGACACCATCGCCCCCCACCTTTTCTGGTGGGTACCTGCGGTCACCTCTAAGGGGGGAGTCTGCACCGGTGACCATACCAGGCGAGAGAAGGAGCCCCGTGCACCGTCAGAACATGCTGGACCCAATTAAAGGGTTAATGCTGCCACCGCCATCtccgaggagaggagagaagggGGCAGCAGGGTCACAAGAGTCGCCATCAGAGATCAGCCGGTCATTTGGTAGGGCAGAAGGACTTAGGATGGTCGATCCTTATGGGAGCTCTTCACCAGGATCCAAG GTCAAGGACAGCAAGGATGAATCTGGTAGATTCTCTGCACTCTCTTCTTGTGATTCCCCTCGGCAAGATGATCTAGATGATGCAGATTATCCTTTTGCTGTGGATGACGTTGATCCACCATTCTCCCGACCTGG GAGCAGTGATGGTAAGGAAGCTGGAGATCAGGCAGGTTCATCATCCCATAAATCACAAGATGCAGCCGTTGGCTCTCTGGTTCACCTGCTGAGAACAGCACGCCCGCTGCGTGATTCGAGCTATTCATCTCAAACAGCAGGGGTCGAGTCTAGCGAGGTAGCCTCAGCCAGTTCTGTCATGTCACGTAGGACATCTGATGCACTCGAGGAGCTCCAGTCTTTCAAAGCAATCAGGGAGAGACTGCTGTCCGGGAGTAGAGCAAAAGAGCGAGAGTCGCCGGAGAAACCATAG
- the LOC100835301 gene encoding cysteine-rich repeat secretory protein 15 isoform X1 yields MCTWVSLAMHQRNQLVTVLLLGAMALTEAGTGTFIYAGCSPSKYEPDSAFEGSLKSLLTSITNAAPNGLYNSFTAGNNGTTTGAAAYGLYQCRGDLGNGDCAACVRDALAQLGQVCPAAYAASLQLEGCYARYDSSDFIGQPDTAMVYRKCSTSTSTDGEFLRSRDAVLGALQVAGANGYRASSEGSVQGVSQCLGDLAAADCAACLAQAVGQLKGGSCGTALAADVHLAQCYVRYWASGYYFRSSQDYSGDDVGRTVAILVGILAGLALIVVFISFLRKSCKPLTWRQSLENILFFLVFLSQRHLTDFVLVWRICLFSI; encoded by the exons atgTGCACTTGGGTCTCGCTAGCCATGCATCAGCGCAACCAACTAGTCACCGTCCTGCTGCTCGGCGCGATGGCTCTCACGGAGGCCGGCACCGGCACGTTCATCTACGCCGGGTGCTCGCCGTCCAAGTACGAGCCAGACAGCGCCTTCGAGGGCAGCCTCAAGTCGCTCCTCACCTCCATCACCAACGCGGCCCCCAACGGCCTATACAACAGCTTCACGGCCGGGAACAACGGCACCACCACGGGCGCCGCGGCGTACGGCCTGTACCAGTGCCGCGGCGACCTGGGCAACGGCGACTGCGCGGCGTGCGTGCGCGACGCGCTGGCGCAGCTCGGCCAGGTGTGCCCGGCAGCCTACGCGGCGTCGCTGCAGCTGGAAGGCTGCTACGCGCGCTACGACAGCAGCGATTTCATCGGCCAGCCGGACACGGCCATGGTGTACCGCAAGTGCAGCACCAGCACGAGCACCGACGGGGAGTTCCTCAGGAGCCGGGACGCCGTGCTGGGCGCGCTGCAGGTGGCCGGCGCCAACGGGTACAGGGCCAGCAGCGAGGGCAGCGTCCAGGGCGTCTCCCAGTGCCTGGGAGACCTCGCCGCGGCTGACTGCGCCGCGTGCCTGGCGCAGGCCGTGGGGCAGCTCAAGGGCGGCTCCTGCGGCACGGCGCTGGCCGCCGACGTGCACCTGGCGCAGTGCTACGTCAGGTACTGGGCCAGCGGCTACTACTTCCGCTCGTCACAAG ATTATTCGGGAGATGACGTCGGCCGGACCGTGGCGATACTAGTAGGCATCTTGGCAGGACTAGCCCTCATCGTGGTGTTCATCTCCTTCCTCAGGAAATCATGTAAGCCCCTCACTTGGAGACAGTCTTTGGAGAACAtactcttttttcttgttttcctttcGCAGAGGCATCTGACTGACTTTGTTCTCGTATGGAGAATCTGTTTATTCAGTATTTAA
- the LOC100835301 gene encoding cysteine-rich repeat secretory protein 15 isoform X2, producing the protein MCTWVSLAMHQRNQLVTVLLLGAMALTEAGTGTFIYAGCSPSKYEPDSAFEGSLKSLLTSITNAAPNGLYNSFTAGNNGTTTGAAAYGLYQCRGDLGNGDCAACVRDALAQLGQVCPAAYAASLQLEGCYARYDSSDFIGQPDTAMVYRKCSTSTSTDGEFLRSRDAVLGALQVAGANGYRASSEGSVQGVSQCLGDLAAADCAACLAQAVGQLKGGSCGTALAADVHLAQCYVRYWASGYYFRSSQDYSGDDVGRTVAILVGILAGLALIVVFISFLRKSC; encoded by the exons atgTGCACTTGGGTCTCGCTAGCCATGCATCAGCGCAACCAACTAGTCACCGTCCTGCTGCTCGGCGCGATGGCTCTCACGGAGGCCGGCACCGGCACGTTCATCTACGCCGGGTGCTCGCCGTCCAAGTACGAGCCAGACAGCGCCTTCGAGGGCAGCCTCAAGTCGCTCCTCACCTCCATCACCAACGCGGCCCCCAACGGCCTATACAACAGCTTCACGGCCGGGAACAACGGCACCACCACGGGCGCCGCGGCGTACGGCCTGTACCAGTGCCGCGGCGACCTGGGCAACGGCGACTGCGCGGCGTGCGTGCGCGACGCGCTGGCGCAGCTCGGCCAGGTGTGCCCGGCAGCCTACGCGGCGTCGCTGCAGCTGGAAGGCTGCTACGCGCGCTACGACAGCAGCGATTTCATCGGCCAGCCGGACACGGCCATGGTGTACCGCAAGTGCAGCACCAGCACGAGCACCGACGGGGAGTTCCTCAGGAGCCGGGACGCCGTGCTGGGCGCGCTGCAGGTGGCCGGCGCCAACGGGTACAGGGCCAGCAGCGAGGGCAGCGTCCAGGGCGTCTCCCAGTGCCTGGGAGACCTCGCCGCGGCTGACTGCGCCGCGTGCCTGGCGCAGGCCGTGGGGCAGCTCAAGGGCGGCTCCTGCGGCACGGCGCTGGCCGCCGACGTGCACCTGGCGCAGTGCTACGTCAGGTACTGGGCCAGCGGCTACTACTTCCGCTCGTCACAAG ATTATTCGGGAGATGACGTCGGCCGGACCGTGGCGATACTAGTAGGCATCTTGGCAGGACTAGCCCTCATCGTGGTGTTCATCTCCTTCCTCAGGAAATCAT GTTAG
- the LOC100820968 gene encoding elongation factor G-2, chloroplastic, translating to MAAEALPRAAAPARRPSVASASASRLLLGHRPFLAPSASRFAAGRAAVAGPAASLRPRPRRPRLSVVAMAGTDRQVPLGDYRNIGIMAHIDAGKTTTTERILYYTGRNYKIGEVHEGTATMDWMEQEQERGITITSAATTAVWDKHRINIIDTPGHVDFTLEVERALRVLDGAICLFDSVAGVEPQSETVWRQADKYGVPRICFVNKMDRLGANFFRTRDMIVANLGAKPLVIQLPIGSEDNFQGVVDLVRMKAIVWTGEELGAQFSYQDIPADLEEMAQDYRVQMLETIVELDDEAMEGYLEGNEPDEETVKRLIRKGTIGASFVPILCGSAFKNKGVQPLLDAVVDYLPSPLDLPPMKGTDPDDPEVVLERRPSDDEPFSGLAFKIMTDPYVGSLTFVRIYSGKLVAGSYVLNANKDRKERIGRLLEMHANSKEDITVAVTGDIVALAGLKDTITGETLCDPDSLVVLERMEFPDPVIKVAIEPKTKADADKMANGLIKLAQEDPSFHFSRDDETNQTVIEGMGELHLDIIVDRLKREFKVEANVGAPQVNYRESISKIAEVQYVHKKQSGGSGQFADIIVRFEPMEAGSGYEFKSEIKGGAVPKEYVPGVMKGIEESLPNGVLAGYPVVDLRAVLVDGSYHDVDSSVLAFQIAARGAFREGLRKAGPRLLEPVMRVEVITPEEHLGDVIGDLNSRRGQVNSFGDKPGGLKVVDAFVPLAEMFQYVSTLRGMSKGRASYTMQLAKFDVVPQHIQNQLSAAKEEAAA from the exons AtggccgccgaggcactccCGCGAGCCGCCGCACCGGCGCGCCGGCCGTCCGTCGCCTCCGCTTCCGCctcgcgcctcctcctcggccacCGCCCCTTCCTCGCGCCGTCCGCCTCCCGCTTCGCCGCCGGGCGCGCCGCGGTGGCCGGCCCGGCTGCCagcctccgcccgcgcccgcgcagACCGCGTCTCTCGGTCGTCGCCATGGCTGGCACTG ATCGCCAAGTGCCTTTGGGGGATTACCGCAATATTGGTATTATGGCACATATAGATGCTGGGAAAACAACAACCACCGAGCGTATTCTCTATTACACCGGAAGGAACTATAAAATCGGCGAGGTTCATGAGGGAACAGCCACTATGGACTGGATGGAGCAAGAACAGGAGAGAGGAATAACCATTACATCTGCAGCAACCACTGCTGTCTGGGACAAACATAGAATTAATATTATTGATACTCCTGGGCATGTCGACTTCACTCTTGAGGTTGAACGTGCTCTCAGGGTGTTGGATGGCGCTATATGTCTCTTTGACAGTGTTGCTGGGGTAGAACCACAATCTGAAACTGTATGGCGCCAAGCAGACAAGTACGGTGTTCCAAGAATATGTTTTGTAAACAAAATGGACCGCCTTGGAGCTAACTTCTTTAGAACTAGGGACATGATAGTGGCAAACTTGGGTGCAAAACCTTTGGTGATACAGTTGCCGATTGGTTCAGAGGACAATTTCCAAGGAGTTGTTGATCTAGTCAGAATGAAGGCTATTGTATGGACAGGAGAGGAACTTGGTGCACAATTTTCATACCAAGACATACCTGCTGATCTCGaagaaatggctcaagacTACAGAGTTCAGATGCTGGAAACTATTGTTGAATTGGATGATGAAGCTATGGAGGGATATCTAGAAGGAAATGAACCAGATGAGGAAACTGTAAAGAGATTAATCAGAAAAGGAACAATAGGTGCCAGCTTTGTCCCCATTTTATGTGGTTCAGCCTTCAAAAACAAAGGTGTCCAGCCATTGCTTGATGCTGTTGTTGATTACTTGCCATCACCACTTGACCTTCCACCAATGAAGGGTACTGACCCAGACGATCCTGAAGTGGTTCTTGAAAGACGTCCTAGTGACGATGAGCCATTTTCTGGGTTAGCTTTCAAGATCATGACCGATCCATATGTGGGATCGCTGACATTTGTTCGCATATACTCGGGGAAGCTGGTTGCTGGTTCATATGTTCTCAATGCAAACAAAGATAGGAAGGAAAGAATTGGAAGGCTTCTAGAGATGCATGCAAACAGTAAGGAAGATATAACAGTTGCTGTGACAGGTGACATAGTAGCTCTAGCTGGCCTGAAAGATACAATTACCGGTGAAACACTCTGTGACCCAGATAGCCTTGTAGTGCTTGAACGTATGGAATTTCCCGATCCTGTCATTAAGGTTGCTATTGAACCGAAGACCAAAGCTGATGCTGACAAAATGGCAAATGGATTAATAAAGCTTGCCCAAGAAGATCCATCATTCCACTTCTCTAGAGACGATGAAACCAACCAAACAGTTATTGAGGGAATGGGAGAATTACACCTTGACATCATCGTAGACAGATTAAAGAGAGAGTTCAAG GTTGAGGCAAATGTTGGAGCTCCACAAGTCAACTACCGTGAAAGTATTTCGAAGATTGCAGAGGTACAGTATGTCCACAAAAAGCAATCTGGTGGATCAGGGCAGTTTGCAGATATTATTGTGCGGTTTGAACCCATGGAGGCTGGAAGTGGGTATGAATTCAAGAGTGAAATAAAGGGAGGGGCAGTGCCAAAAGAATATGTACCAGGAGTGATGAAGGGAATTGAAGAAAGCTTGCCCAATGGTGTCCTTGCTGGTTACCCGGTCGTGGATTTACGAGCAGTGCTGGTTGATGGCTCGTACCACGATGTCGATTCAAGTGTCCTTGCATTCCAAATTGCAGCCAGGGGGGCCTTCCGTGAAGGATTGAGGAAAGCTGGTCCAAGACTCCTGGAACCTGTAATGAGGGTTGAAGTAATTACCCCTGAGGAGCATTTGGGTGATGTGATTGGTGATTTGAACTCTAGAAGAGGACAAGTTAACAGCTTCGGGGATAAACCAGGTGGACTTAAG GTGGTTGATGCTTTCGTGCCTCTCGCCGAGATGTTCCAGTATGTCAGCACTCTGAGAGGAATGTCCAAGGGGCGCGCATCCTACACGATGCAGCTTGCCAAGTTTGATGTTGTCCCACAGCATATTCAGAACCAGCTCTCTGCAGCAAAAGAGGAAGCTGCTGCTTAA
- the LOC100835608 gene encoding vacuolar iron transporter homolog 2: MDPHVSSHVGACRTKKGDEGVVIIVDAEAADHSPKPAAEGADPIGAGNDDDHDEGGVNYMARAQWLRAAVLGANDGLVSVASLMIGVSAVNDAGKTMLVSGLAGLVAGACSMAIGEFVSVYAQYDIELSQIKREAKDARGKKKENLPSPAMAALASALAFAVGGLVPLLAGGFVKPWGARFGAVCAATSVGLAGFGAAGGHLGGASVPRSACRVLAGGWLAMAVTYGVLWLFVRVFHIHVSSLA, from the coding sequence ATGGACCCTCACGTCAGCTCCCACGTCGGCGCGTGCAGGACGAAGAAGGGAGACGAAGGCGTCGTCATCATCGTCGATGCCGAGGCGGCTGATCACTCGCCGAAGCCAGCAGCCGAGGGCGCCGACCCAATCGGCGCCGGCAACGACGACGACCACGACGAAGGCGGCGTCAACTACATGGCGCGCGCGCAATGGCTCCGCGCGGCGGTGCTGGGGGCTAACGACGGGCTGGTGTCCGTAGCGTCCCTGATGATCGGCGTGAGCGCCGTGAACGACGCCGGCAAGACGATGCTGGTGTCGGGCCTGGCCGGGCTGGTGGCCGGGGCCTGCAGCATGGCCATCGGCGAGTTCGTGTCCGTGTACGCGCAGTACGACATCGAGCTGTCCCAGATCAAGCGCGAGGCCAAGGACGCcagggggaagaagaaggagaaccTGCCGAGCCCGGCGATGGCCGCGCTCGCGTCGGCGCTGGCGTTCGCGGTGGGCGGGCTCGTGCCGCTGCTGGCGGGAGGGTTCGTGAAGCCCTGGGGCGCCAGGTTCGGCGCCGTGTGCGCGGCCACCAGCGTCGGGCTGGCCGGGTTCGGCGCCGCGGGCGGGCACCTGGGCGGCGCGAGCGTGCCGAGGTCGGCGTGCCGGGTGCTCGCGGGCGGGTGGCTCGCCATGGCCGTCACCTACGGCGTGCTCTGGCTCTTCGTCAGGGTGTTCCACATACACGTCTCCTCGTTGGCCTGA
- the LOC100846166 gene encoding auxin-responsive protein SAUR36, translating into MPRTRRSHGGFRLGRKLLSAWRWALCGRRRRSRRGGYLRLQTSPRPSGAACEEDNRVDDKKPSPVLRWGQSLVRLLSLGRRDGGRRTLDGGGGGGEAAKTPKGQVAVYVGGGGPGEPLRYVVPVVYFNHPMFGELLREAEEAFGFQHPGGITIPCAAAKFERAAAVAAAGKKGFGRW; encoded by the coding sequence ATGCCAAGGACGAGGAGGTCGCACGGCGGGTTCCGGCTCGGCCGGAAGCTGCTGAGCGCCTGGCGGTGGGCACTCTGCGGCCGGCGCAGGCGTAGCCGCCGGGGAGGCTACCTCCGCCTCCAGACGTCGCCGCGCCCGAGCGGCGCCGCCTGCGAGGAGGACAACCGGGTCGACGACAAGAAGCCCTCGCCGGTGCTACGTTGGGGGCAGTCGCTGGTGCGGCTGCTGAGCCTTGGGCGCAGggacggcgggcggcggacgctcgacggcggtggcgggggcggcgaggcggcgaaGACCCCCAAGGGGCAGGTGGCGGTGtacgtgggcggcggcgggcccggGGAGCCGCTGAGGTACGTGGTGCCGGTGGTATACTTCAACCACCCCATGTTCGGGGAGCTGCtgagggaggcggaggaggcgttCGGCTTCCAGCACCCCGGCGGCATCACCAtcccctgcgccgccgccaagttcgagcgcgccgccgccgttgccgccgcgGGGAAGAAAGGGTTCGGCAGGTGGTAG